The following proteins are encoded in a genomic region of Acipenser ruthenus chromosome 4, fAciRut3.2 maternal haplotype, whole genome shotgun sequence:
- the LOC117400034 gene encoding BAG family molecular chaperone regulator 1-like: MGNSPEEEAELNILKDLEKSVGQTSKKVEKVDGKLTGLKNGFLAKNLQAEALSKLDQRVKVAAEQFMKILEQMDAMSFPENFSDCRMKKKGLVKTVQACLAQCDKIETGISDHLAKLQSKNLSE; this comes from the exons ATGGGC AATAGTCCAGAGGAAGAGGCAGAACTGAATATATTGAAGGATCTAGAGAAGTCAGTAGGTCAGACATCCAAGAAGGTGGAAAAAGTTGATGGCAAGCTAACAGGTTTAAAGAAT GGTTTCTTAGCAAAGAATCTTCAGGCTGAAGCTTTAAGCAAGCTTGATCAGCGAGTTAAGGTGGCAGCTGAACAGTTTATGAAGATCCTTGAACAGATGGATGCCATG AGTTTTCCTGAAAATTTTAGCGACTGCAGAATGAAGAAGAAAGGATTGGTTAAAACTGTTCAG gccTGCCTCGCTCAGTGCGATAAGATAGAAACAGGCATTTCAGATCATCTTGCAAAACTGCAATCAAAGAACTTGTCTGAATAA